A window of Acidimicrobiales bacterium contains these coding sequences:
- a CDS encoding Ppx/GppA phosphatase family protein encodes MTDPAPTDPSTTGPVAAIDCGTNSTRLLVHDGTATLERLMTITKLGEGVDATGRLGEAAIERTLVALREYRAVMDRHGVERVRITATSAARDAANADDFFDAAEAVIGTRPELLSGQEEGRLSFRGATADLDANDGPFLVFDIGGGSTEFAFGTDEASAAMSLDIGCVRLSEKYIESDPPAPEELVACLSITEAHLDDVARAMPQAFGAATFVGLAGTVSSAAMLEIGLPEYDRDRVHHFRLTKDAAEDVYRTVAMESREDRAFNPGMEPGRVDTIVAGMCILVRVMRFFGIEEVLVSEADILDGLAFSLFDG; translated from the coding sequence ATGACCGACCCCGCACCGACCGACCCCTCCACGACCGGCCCCGTCGCCGCCATCGACTGCGGCACCAACTCCACCCGCCTTCTCGTGCACGACGGCACGGCCACCCTCGAACGGCTGATGACCATCACGAAGCTGGGCGAGGGCGTCGACGCCACCGGTCGGCTGGGCGAGGCCGCCATCGAACGGACGCTGGTCGCCCTGCGCGAGTACCGCGCGGTGATGGACCGTCACGGTGTCGAGCGGGTGCGTATCACCGCCACCTCGGCCGCGCGCGACGCGGCGAATGCCGACGACTTCTTCGACGCGGCCGAGGCCGTGATCGGCACCCGGCCCGAGCTCCTCAGCGGGCAGGAAGAGGGCCGCTTGTCGTTCCGGGGCGCCACTGCGGATCTCGATGCGAACGACGGTCCGTTCCTGGTGTTCGACATCGGTGGCGGCTCCACCGAGTTCGCCTTCGGCACCGACGAGGCCAGTGCCGCGATGTCACTCGACATCGGCTGTGTGCGGCTGAGCGAGAAGTACATCGAGTCCGACCCGCCGGCCCCCGAGGAGCTCGTCGCCTGCTTGTCGATCACCGAAGCCCACCTCGACGACGTCGCCCGGGCGATGCCGCAGGCGTTCGGCGCCGCGACGTTCGTCGGTCTGGCCGGCACCGTCTCGTCGGCCGCGATGCTCGAGATCGGCCTGCCCGAGTACGACCGCGACCGTGTCCACCACTTCCGGCTCACCAAGGACGCCGCCGAGGACGTGTATCGCACGGTGGCGATGGAGAGCCGCGAGGACCGGGCGTTCAACCCGGGTATGGAGCCCGGCCGGGTCGACACGATCGTGGCCGGGATGTGCATCCTGGTGCGGGTGATGCGGTTCTTCGGGATCGAGGAGGTGCTCGTGAGCGAGGCCGACATCCTCGACGGGCTGGCGTTCTCGCTGTTCGACGGCTGA
- a CDS encoding DUF501 domain-containing protein, translating to MSEADRARVEELLGRPPGGDFEIVVRDATGDPVVLRNAPLLGSGRPMPTLYWLCGEEVRREVGRLEAAGGVRRAEAAVDPDELAAAHARYATERDALMPVDHDGPAPSAGVGGTRQGVKCLHAHYAWHLAGGDDPVGRWVAEQLADADEETR from the coding sequence GTGAGCGAGGCCGATCGGGCACGGGTCGAGGAGCTTCTCGGCCGTCCACCCGGGGGCGACTTCGAGATCGTCGTCCGTGACGCAACCGGTGACCCGGTGGTGCTGCGCAATGCGCCGTTGTTGGGCAGCGGCCGGCCGATGCCGACGCTCTACTGGTTGTGCGGCGAGGAGGTGCGCCGGGAGGTCGGTCGGCTCGAAGCCGCCGGCGGCGTGCGCCGGGCCGAAGCGGCGGTCGACCCGGACGAGCTCGCCGCGGCCCATGCCCGCTACGCCACTGAGCGCGACGCGCTGATGCCGGTCGACCACGACGGCCCGGCGCCGTCGGCCGGCGTGGGCGGCACCCGGCAAGGGGTGAAGTGCCTGCATGCGCACTACGCATGGCACCTCGCGGGCGGCGACGACCCCGTCGGCCGCTGGGTCGCCGAGCAGCTGGCCGACGCCGACGAGGAGACCCGATGA
- a CDS encoding SRPBCC family protein has product MDLTNSFEVARPIDEAWAALTDVSRVAPCLPGAHLQEVEDGEFRGVVKVRLGRIATEFAGAVTIVERNATDYKVVVNGLGLDSRGEGRAEAIVTAKLEPINDTTTRVLVDTDLTVSGRVAQLSKGVFPTVGANLMAQFAENLASMLDGGVEALSAASRSSGDRARRIIEMPEPDAIDLMDAARRPVLTRVAAIAAVALALIWWRRR; this is encoded by the coding sequence GTGGACCTGACCAACAGCTTCGAGGTCGCTCGGCCGATCGACGAGGCCTGGGCCGCACTGACCGATGTGTCCCGGGTGGCGCCGTGTCTGCCGGGCGCCCATCTCCAGGAAGTGGAGGACGGCGAGTTCCGCGGCGTGGTGAAGGTGCGACTCGGCCGGATCGCCACCGAGTTCGCCGGTGCGGTCACGATCGTCGAGCGGAACGCCACCGACTACAAGGTCGTGGTCAACGGTCTGGGTCTCGATTCCCGGGGCGAGGGCCGGGCCGAGGCGATCGTCACCGCCAAGCTCGAGCCGATCAACGACACCACCACGAGGGTCCTGGTCGACACCGACCTCACCGTGAGCGGGCGGGTCGCGCAACTCAGCAAGGGCGTGTTCCCCACCGTTGGCGCCAACCTGATGGCTCAGTTCGCCGAGAATCTCGCGTCGATGCTCGACGGCGGGGTAGAGGCGCTCTCGGCGGCGTCGCGATCCAGCGGCGACCGGGCGCGACGAATCATCGAGATGCCCGAACCCGACGCGATCGACCTGATGGACGCGGCGCGTCGGCCGGTGCTCACGCGTGTCGCCGCGATCGCTGCGGTGGCGCTGGCCCTGATCTGGTGGCGGCGACGGTGA
- a CDS encoding nucleotidyltransferase family protein, whose product MSTYEPPVTTTAAVILAAGAGSRFAGPDHKLLTVVKGKPIVRHAVDAARGAGFDEVIVVSGCVDLVPVMPDDVTILHNERWEDGQSTSLRAATMYADARGHRTIVVGLGDQPGVPTEAWEAVAAAEADIAAADFGNGKRPPVKLTDAMWASLPVSGDEGARALMRERPEMVEVVPCEGSEADVDTLEDLRRWT is encoded by the coding sequence ATGTCGACCTACGAACCGCCCGTCACCACGACCGCGGCGGTGATCCTCGCCGCCGGCGCGGGCAGCCGATTCGCCGGTCCCGACCACAAGCTGCTCACGGTGGTGAAGGGCAAGCCGATCGTGCGGCACGCCGTCGACGCCGCCCGCGGCGCCGGGTTCGACGAGGTGATCGTGGTCAGCGGCTGCGTCGACCTCGTACCCGTCATGCCCGACGACGTCACGATCCTCCACAACGAGCGCTGGGAGGACGGCCAGTCGACCTCGCTGCGGGCGGCCACCATGTATGCCGATGCCCGAGGGCATCGCACGATCGTGGTCGGCCTGGGCGATCAGCCGGGCGTGCCCACCGAGGCGTGGGAGGCGGTCGCCGCCGCCGAGGCCGATATCGCCGCCGCCGATTTCGGCAACGGCAAGCGTCCGCCGGTGAAGCTCACGGATGCCATGTGGGCCTCGCTCCCGGTCTCGGGTGACGAGGGTGCCCGTGCCCTCATGCGGGAGCGGCCGGAGATGGTCGAGGTGGTGCCGTGCGAGGGCAGCGAGGCCGACGTCGACACGCTCGAGGACCTGCGTCGGTGGACCTGA
- a CDS encoding hemolysin III family protein codes for MTAVRPRFDPDSIKPQLRGRSHEYAFVVALTLLPIMIVAAPGVGPRLVTALYATAIAGLFGISALYHRVDWSPRARGRMKRLDHSMIFVAIAGTYTPLAVFALSGRAARVVLAVVWLGAIAGIIVRNLFPDAPKPLAAAPYLAVGWVAVFVMFDMWRSLGVAGFTLVAVGGLLYTFGALIYAFRRPNPWPHTFGYHEIFHLLVIGGATLHYISVAFVALPKA; via the coding sequence GTGACCGCCGTCCGGCCCCGATTCGATCCCGACAGCATCAAGCCCCAGCTGCGCGGCCGATCACACGAGTACGCGTTCGTGGTCGCGCTCACTTTGCTGCCGATCATGATCGTGGCGGCGCCCGGTGTGGGGCCCCGCCTGGTCACCGCCCTCTACGCCACCGCCATCGCCGGCCTGTTCGGCATCAGCGCCCTGTATCACCGCGTCGACTGGAGCCCCCGAGCCCGCGGCCGGATGAAGCGACTCGACCACTCGATGATCTTCGTCGCCATCGCCGGCACCTACACACCGCTGGCGGTGTTCGCCCTCTCCGGCCGCGCGGCCCGGGTGGTGCTCGCCGTCGTGTGGCTCGGTGCCATCGCCGGCATCATCGTGCGCAACCTGTTCCCCGATGCCCCGAAGCCGCTGGCCGCCGCGCCCTACCTGGCGGTGGGCTGGGTGGCCGTCTTCGTGATGTTCGACATGTGGCGCTCGCTCGGCGTGGCCGGGTTCACCCTGGTCGCCGTCGGTGGCCTGCTCTACACGTTCGGGGCGCTGATCTATGCGTTCCGTCGGCCCAACCCGTGGCCACACACCTTCGGCTACCACGAGATCTTCCACCTGCTCGTGATCGGCGGCGCCACCCTGCACTACATCAGCGTCGCCTTCGTCGCCCTCCCCAAAGCCTGA
- a CDS encoding XdhC/CoxI family protein: protein MSEPSIYDALRDAVVAETPAVLATVVEGPGTGAKLLVVPGTGPEGMGSLGNADLDRVVARDARGELAAGRSGIRHYGEHGEAREGTVAVFIESFAAPPRMVVFGAVDFTAALARVAKVLGYRVTVCDAREVFATPARFPMADEVVVDWPDRLLAEIGDELGPRDAVCVLTHDAKFDVPAVTAALATRVGYIGVMGSRRTHDDRTARLREAGVDQPGLDRLRSPVGLDLGARTPEETAISIVAEIIAHRTGREVNSLTDTTGPIHP from the coding sequence GTGAGCGAGCCGTCCATCTACGATGCGTTGCGCGACGCGGTGGTGGCCGAGACCCCGGCCGTGCTCGCCACCGTCGTCGAAGGTCCCGGCACCGGCGCGAAACTGCTGGTCGTCCCGGGCACGGGTCCCGAGGGAATGGGTTCGCTGGGGAATGCCGACCTCGATCGGGTCGTCGCCCGCGATGCGCGGGGTGAGCTCGCCGCCGGCCGATCCGGGATCCGCCACTATGGCGAACACGGCGAGGCTCGCGAGGGGACGGTCGCCGTCTTCATCGAGAGCTTCGCCGCGCCGCCGCGGATGGTCGTGTTCGGTGCGGTCGACTTCACCGCCGCCCTCGCCCGGGTGGCCAAGGTGCTGGGCTATCGCGTGACCGTGTGCGACGCCCGTGAGGTGTTCGCCACGCCGGCCCGGTTCCCGATGGCCGATGAGGTGGTCGTCGACTGGCCCGATCGTCTGCTGGCCGAGATCGGCGACGAGCTCGGCCCTCGAGATGCGGTCTGCGTGCTCACCCACGACGCCAAGTTCGACGTTCCCGCGGTCACCGCGGCGCTGGCCACCCGCGTGGGCTACATCGGTGTGATGGGCAGCCGTCGCACCCACGACGACCGCACCGCCCGGTTGCGCGAAGCCGGTGTCGACCAGCCTGGTCTCGACCGTCTGCGCTCACCGGTCGGACTCGACCTCGGCGCTCGCACGCCCGAGGAGACCGCCATCTCCATCGTCGCGGAGATCATCGCCCACCGCACCGGCCGAGAGGTGAATTCCCTCACCGACACCACCGGCCCCATCCACCCCTGA
- a CDS encoding XdhC family protein encodes MKELFADLDRWRAAGARVAIARVVDLDGSGPRLPGAAMAVNEHGEVTGSVSGGCVEGAVVVDALDVIETGDRRLVTFGFSDDEAFAVGLTCGGTIHLFLEPLDW; translated from the coding sequence GTGAAAGAACTGTTCGCCGATCTCGACCGCTGGCGTGCCGCCGGCGCCCGAGTGGCGATCGCCCGGGTCGTCGACCTCGACGGGTCGGGCCCGCGCCTGCCGGGAGCGGCCATGGCCGTCAACGAGCACGGCGAGGTCACCGGTTCGGTGTCGGGCGGCTGTGTCGAGGGCGCAGTGGTCGTGGATGCCCTCGACGTGATCGAGACCGGCGATCGCCGGCTCGTCACCTTCGGATTCAGCGACGACGAGGCCTTCGCCGTCGGGCTCACCTGTGGCGGCACGATCCACCTGTTCCTCGAGCCGCTGGACTGGTGA
- a CDS encoding Lrp/AsnC family transcriptional regulator, which produces MSRYEEKDVDNIDRHILQELSHDGRVSFRELGERVGLSAPAVTDRVRRLERDGIISGYQAVIDPCAFGFPLLVVIRVHSAGPRSTGVDDLARRLPEVVECVRVTGSESHVMRVRVRDMIHLNDVVEEFWEFGDTITSVVTTTPVPVRPVPMGPTEEN; this is translated from the coding sequence ATGTCACGCTATGAAGAGAAAGACGTCGATAACATCGATCGTCACATCCTGCAGGAACTCTCCCACGACGGTCGGGTCAGCTTTCGCGAACTGGGCGAACGCGTCGGGCTGTCGGCCCCCGCGGTGACCGACCGGGTCCGTCGCCTCGAGCGCGACGGGATCATCTCGGGCTATCAGGCCGTCATCGACCCGTGCGCGTTCGGCTTCCCCCTGCTCGTGGTCATCCGTGTGCACTCCGCCGGCCCGCGGTCCACCGGCGTCGACGACCTGGCCCGTCGGCTGCCCGAGGTCGTCGAGTGCGTGCGGGTCACCGGCAGCGAGAGCCACGTGATGCGGGTGCGCGTGCGCGACATGATCCACCTCAACGACGTGGTCGAGGAGTTCTGGGAGTTCGGCGACACGATCACCAGCGTCGTGACCACGACCCCCGTGCCGGTGCGCCCGGTGCCGATGGGCCCGACCGAGGAGAACTAG